In Marinobacter sp. M3C, the genomic stretch AGGACTGCGCTGGCGCTGCTTCTTCGGTTTGGGTTTTGGCCGCGCCGCAGGCTTTGCCCCTGCGCGGTTGTCTGGCCGTCCGCCGGGCTTGCCTGCAGATTTGGTAGCTGGCCGGGCAGGTGACTTGTTGCTGGAGCGTGGTTTGTGGCTCTCGCGCTTTTGCGCAGGAGCAGTGGTGGGCTTCGTCTTACCGGTGGGCTTTTGAGGCGCCGCCGGCGCATCGGATGACGAATCCCGAATGCTGTCCATCAGCACCGCCAATTCTTTCGATGTTAAATCCCGCCATTGGCCTACGGGCAGATTGCCCAGGCTAATATTCATAATGCGCTGCCGTTCCAGGCGCGTTACGTCAAAGCCAAAATGCTCTGCCATACGTCTAATCTGCCGATTCAGGCCTTGTACCAGAACAATGCGGAACACAAAGCGCGATTCCTGCGACACCCGGCATTTTTTTGTAACCGTACCCAAAATCGGCACCCCGCCGGCCATACCATCAATAAAGGTCTTGGTGATGGGTTTATCAACGGTGACCAAGTACTCTTTCTCGTGATTATTACCCGCCCGCAGGATCTTGTTGACCAGATCGCCGTTGCTGGTCATAAAAATCAGCCCTTGAGAATCCTTGTCTAGTCGGCCGATAGGGAAAATTCTCACTGTGTGCCCGACAAAGCGCTGGATATTGTCGCGCTCGGCGCTGTCGGTGGTGCTGACAACGCCCACCGGCTTGTTCAGAGCGATGAATACCTGATCTTCCTCAGCACGGGGTTCAATGATTTGGCCGTTGACCATCACCGTGTCCGTCGGCAATACCTGATCGCCAACGCTGGCTCGCTTGCCGTTGATACGCACATTACCCTGCTCGATATATCGGTCGGCCTCGCGCCGCGAACAAATGCCGCTCTCGCTGATGTATTTGTTCAGGCGTGTGGAAGAAGACTGGGTCATGCAGGGCACCGGCTGGGTGTGGGTTCAATTAAGCGGTGCATTATAACAGGCGAGCGCGCCGGTAGCAGCTGACAGTAGGCACGGGTTTAATCGCCAGAGTGTTAACCAGAGCGCTGGACGTGAATACCCGCCTCTGCCATTGTTGCCAGATAACGCCCGCCGAACCCAACCAGAATCGCCCCATGCCCCCAACGCTTTCGATGAACTGTCCCGTCTGCGAGCGGGCCGAGTTGCAGCACTTTCAGAGCATTAAGCAACAGCGCTATTTGCGCTGCCGGGAATGCCAGTGCACCGTGATGGCCCCTGAGTGTCGTTTAAGTGCAGAGCAGGAAAAAGCCATCTACCAATACCACGACAACAACCCGGGTGATCCCGGTTACCTTCGTTTTCTGTCCAAGGTGGCCGATCCATTATTGACTCAACTTCCCCGCGGAGCGAACGGCTTGGATTTCGGCTGCGGCCCTGGCCCTGTGCTGGCTGGTATGCTGGAGGAAGTCGGTATGACCATGGCGCTGTACGATCCGTTCTTCTATCCGCAGCCTGATGTCTTGCAGCAACAATACGACTTCATTACCTGCACGGAAGTGCTGGAACATTTGCACCAGCCTGCGTCG encodes the following:
- the rluF gene encoding 23S rRNA pseudouridine(2604) synthase RluF — protein: MTQSSSTRLNKYISESGICSRREADRYIEQGNVRINGKRASVGDQVLPTDTVMVNGQIIEPRAEEDQVFIALNKPVGVVSTTDSAERDNIQRFVGHTVRIFPIGRLDKDSQGLIFMTSNGDLVNKILRAGNNHEKEYLVTVDKPITKTFIDGMAGGVPILGTVTKKCRVSQESRFVFRIVLVQGLNRQIRRMAEHFGFDVTRLERQRIMNISLGNLPVGQWRDLTSKELAVLMDSIRDSSSDAPAAPQKPTGKTKPTTAPAQKRESHKPRSSNKSPARPATKSAGKPGGRPDNRAGAKPAARPKPKPKKQRQRSPKR
- a CDS encoding class I SAM-dependent methyltransferase, with protein sequence MPPTLSMNCPVCERAELQHFQSIKQQRYLRCRECQCTVMAPECRLSAEQEKAIYQYHDNNPGDPGYLRFLSKVADPLLTQLPRGANGLDFGCGPGPVLAGMLEEVGMTMALYDPFFYPQPDVLQQQYDFITCTEVLEHLHQPASVLRQLDGLLKPGGLLAVMTCFQTDDTRFASWHYRRDPTHVVFYKEETLESIAKQHQWSLEVPRKDVAIFTKAA